In the genome of Hydra vulgaris chromosome 06, alternate assembly HydraT2T_AEP, the window TTTTTACTTCTATGTGTTATTTTTACTTctatatgttatttttagtaAACTAACTTTTTGTTTCTCACTTTTAGTTTTCTTGATagagccattttaaaaaatggggCTTACTCCTACTCGTCCTCCCCTATGTAAATTTTTGtccaataaaaacaaaaacaagttgcataatttagtatttattttttagttgcgTTGGTAGCGACTCAGATCCTTATGATTTTGGGATGTTTAGGATATTTaacttcatttatttactttggattcattcatttaaaaattaaaacagtaggACATAAGCATATTGGTATATTAATTATACTTTCAGGTAAtgatttagaaattatttatacttattttttttttttatgtaaacgttatacaactttttaaaagtttatgtttattattaatttttttgtttttgtgcaGCTATTCTGTCAATGTCTGGGCTCGTTGTATATTCAAAGTATCTGAAAATAACAAATCTTACTTCATACAACTGGTCTTTTGCGTTTGGATGTGTATCAACTGTTATTGCTCTAATAAATGGAGTAACACTCACTGCTAATTACATTACTTAATTGCAACTGAGATAAAATAGATAGTTaacatgtaaaaattatttttctaaattataaacattaagtaaaaactttgaactattatatattatttgcacGATTGTTTAGATTTGCTAGGAAAGCAAtccaataaaagtttttgactATCATCGTTCAATTTGGTATATTTCGGTAAAAACCCAAAACTGTagttttttgattaataatattatacaaaataatttctacTAAAGAACAAATAATAACTAACATAGTTccgcagaaaaataaaaataacctcTCTAAAAGAGTCATCTTTCAGCGCctaacatctttaaaatctCAACATGTTAAAGATgtgctttaataaaattgggttaaattatattataacaacaccaatattttaaatttttatgcaacaaGAGCatacttttaatagttttacaTTATGCTCACCAACCTCATTACCGGACTTATACTATTTCTTTCTGTTTAATTTGTcggattttttttatgtttaccaCCTCTCAAAATCTCTCAAAAGTTCTGATACCAAGTTATTCCATGAAGTAAAGGAGTTAGGTAGTAAGCTGGTAAAAAAAGCTATAACTATCTATAATTATCTATAATTatcttagtattattattatagttaaaatttttttttaaaaaggtaattattttttaatgagtcagcgaaaatacaaaaaatcaactaaaaagcaaaaagaaTTACTTGAAGATCTACCACTGTTATCATTATGAAGTTTGCTACAGTAAGACAATATATACTTAACTAGTGcctaaagcaaaaatttttaaaactgattaaaaatGGTGGagattcttttaatttctatgttttgaaaaatagtttagtGCTTAGTGATTTATATCTCATAAAATCTTTCTTTCTTTAAGAGGGGGGGGGAGAGGTAAAGAGGGCAAATTGACCCGGGCGCCAAGCTTGAAGGGACGTCGGACAACCTGctagttgtttttgtttttttcacaattaatagtaaacattttaatgGCTTTAAATtctgttattatatataatcacaaactattttttacaaaaaaaaaaagacttaaaaaaaagactaaaaaaaaaagttgtagttGAATTAGacctttttaaacttttgaaattccCGACTCTTTAATGATTGGAAGTTTTTTCTCaacctaaaataaatataaaataaaaatattaaatatgtttatttaatatatgacaaagaatattatttttttgtgaacatgcattattatatttaaaagaaatataactaCTGGAAATCACTAAATTGATTGCTAATTTCTTACTGACTTCATATAACAAGAAgttgccatatatatatatatatatatatatatatatatatatatatatatatatatatatatatatatatatatatatatatataaaggccCTATTTTATATAGAGAGCCTTTAAGTACGCCAATGGCGCCCGATCAAAAATGATGTACGGCGCCCCAAATTCATACTaagaaattacaaaagttttgtGAACACATCAACTACCTATTTCTGATACAACACATTGTATTTCTGCGTTACTGGATTGAGAAAAAAGAATCATATTAGTAGTTTGAAAGCCAATAAACgaaaattaacaaaatctttaacaatCGTAAATAAAgcgcttaaaattttttagctacCCAAGTATTTATAACATGGTCGTAGTTCATCTTTTTAGCTAAACCtttaaataagataattaaaagATCAGTAAGTCAATCCTGGCCCTTAGTCGAACAGAGAGGGTTTTTAACAATTATCAGTTTACTAAACGATTGATTATCCTAAGCAACTGACACAGTAAGAGTGTATCAGTTGCTGAGGGTAAACGATCCGGTGCATGATCCAAATGTATGGAAAAAGGTAGAAAAATTGAGTAGCTGCAGTGGATTTCTTTGCTTAAAAATCGTTTTAATCTCTAGGATAAAACTgtgcaagttttattttaaacggaaAGATCATCAATATGTTATTCATCTAGTTGGATGAAttaaagcatataaaattttttcaatcatcCAACcagatgaataaaaatatattgccaACCATCCTGCTTGCCTCAAATCTTAAATCAATCTGCTGGAATAGATCTAAGCCAACATTAAAAACTTCCACTTCAAGTTCTTTCGTTTGGGTCAGATCCAGGTTTTTCGTAACATATTTAAAAGCTGTAAAATACTTAAATGCATCAACTAtgattgtataattttataaatgtgtatgTTTTTGTAACATCGGGCAAAATGGCAACTTCTTGTTATATGAAGTCAGTAAGAAATTAGCAATCAATTTAGTGATTTCCAGtagttatatttcttttaaatataataatgcatgttcacaaaaaaataatattctttgtcatatattaaataaacatatttaatatttttattttatattttttttaggttgagAAAAAACTTCCAATCATAAAAGGGTCGggaatttcaaaagtttaagaAGGTCTAATTCAACTACAActgagtctttttttttttgtaaaaaatagtttatgattaattataataatagaatttaaagccattaaaatgtttactattaattgtgaaaaaaaaacaaaaaactagcaGGTTGTCCGACGTCCTTTCAAGCTTGGCGCCCGGGTCAATTTGTCAGGGTCAATTTTGGGTCAAttcttcaaaatatatatatatatatattatttctaatCAATGTTTACTCACGTGATGAcgcaattttgttttatttgtctttAATTTGTCTCTCTAAccttatagtttttgttttcgAAATTCTTTTGATCGCgttgtttttttgtcaattaatttataaaatttccgaaattttattatcttatcctaacgaaatttattaattaattataggTTCAAACGGCAATCAATCTATATTCAACAGAGCCTTTATCTTTAAAGAcgagttaaaaaaattggttatcTGTAAATATTGTTCCAAGGAATTTGTATATCACCGAAGTCTAACAACGCTTCAGTATCATTTGAACAGTAAACACGTGTTCTTCGAAACTTTTAGTAAAAATCAAAGCAAGATCGCAAGTTCGTTAAAACAACTTACAATTGGCGACAGTATTAAATCACAAAATGGcgtaaataaacaaatttctgcAGATAAATCAAAGGAAATTACGGAAGTTATTGTTTGTTGGGTTGCCAGTAGCAGTCGACCACTCAACATTGTTACAGATCCAGGTTTGACCCCATGAGATGCATAGTGGTATAAGtcacttttttcaatattttgagtTATTGTAACCAATGGTTAGCATTTTGTTTATTCTATTACATAGCAGAGTGGTATAAGTCTAATGatatcgattttttttttttttttgtttttgtaattatttattttgccgtttaaaaatgtttacattgctaatacatttatataaactattggCTGGAGCAGGAAATAGGCGTATTCagccttatcgccgagccccatttaaaaaaaataatagtaataaattctACTTTACCGTaacgtaaaaaaatatataaaataacaaatagaaataaaaaccgaaaataactaatataattagaaataaaaaatagtttatttttttttttttaagaagtgttgaaaacaattgctaaaatgtttaacaaaatattaataaaaaataaaaaagtcaaaaaaataaaatttcttgagGATAAAAGACAACAAGAAATGaaatttcataattaatataatcactagataaattattaacatcatcagcgatattttatatatatatttttttattttaaatattttgtattaatttatattaatcacTGGTACAATTAAATCTAGTTTTTATAtgattgtttttagtttaaaataaacatttaaagttcgATATAtccataaataataataatcattttgatTCGTCCTTAATTTTCTCTAATGTAGTctgtttattgttataaatatctGGAAACTTTTTCCACAGTTTAGGTCCACTGTATTTaactgaattaattttaatttatattttggaacaataaaattgttatctgaaaactttgttgagtatttatggttaattttattaaaataagattgaaatatttttg includes:
- the LOC105849682 gene encoding uncharacterized protein LOC105849682 isoform X1, producing MIVKIHFGLVVTSSIFGILSTAGSNWESINGVHLGLWNVCVRSEKQSYCSDRETCVALVATQILMILGCLGYLTSFIYFGFIHLKIKTVGHKHIGILIILSAILSMSGLVVYSKYLKITNLTSYNWSFAFGCVSTVIALINGVTLTANYIT
- the LOC105849682 gene encoding uncharacterized protein LOC105849682 isoform X2 codes for the protein MIVKIHFGLVVTSSIFGILSTAGSNWESINGVHLGLWNVCVRSEKQSYCSDRETCAIICMQNLKNIYYQKMTQRLIARFDAHRQTNRQRQRVNKRNVALVATQILMILGCLGYLTSFIYFGFIHLKIKTVGHKHIGILIILSAILSMSGLVVYSKYLKITNLTSYNWSFAFGCVSTVIALINGVTLTANYIT